The Rhodamnia argentea isolate NSW1041297 chromosome 7, ASM2092103v1, whole genome shotgun sequence genome contains the following window.
taaaacaaaacaaactccGGATATCAAGAGAAATCATCGGAACAAAGTTATGGGATCCACATTCCAAAAAGAATTCTTCGCACCATAATCGACGGCTAATCACCGAATTCGTCTTCAGTAATGAACACGTACCAAGAATTTCATTTGTTACTACAGCTTTGCCATTCGGAGGTTCGCATCTAGATTTGgcgtccccaacaccatcactaagcagagttaaaaaaaaaaaggtcggaaTGGTTAGACACAACTTAAGGCATGGGCCGATTTTTATGTACAATATTTGTACATCTTTTTAATCCTTGACAAGCTCATGCAAAGACTATAGCGATCATGAGTGGAAGTAGTTTAAGTTATCAAGCGGAGCTGGAGATGCGTTATCAAGCATAGTAGCATCTTCTCTATTGTGCAAGCACCCGAAGAATTAAACAGGCCTACAGAAGCAGAAGCTTCTATCTCTGGAAAGCTTATGTTTATTGAGAAATAGGAGCCATTAAAGTAAACCTATTATCTGAGAAATTTTCTTATGGTTTCATgtagtttcattttctttagaCACGTGCGTGTGGATGGATTCTAGTATATTGAAGAAAAGCAAAGCACCCTAGTGTGTGTAAAAAAAGAAGActaattaataaaagaaaatattggcacGGAAGATTAAAGTCGGGGGGACccctaaaattattatttctttaaTACATTCACGAATattgcaaatttatttttcatctccCATTGTGTGCACGAACTTCATTAAAATTCTTAGGCAAAAAGGCGCCAAAAGTGTCAAagtttgtgtacggcactcactttggtatcaaaattcttttggatcatttaaatgctaattttttaaaaacaaaatgattatttgagtgtcaaTTCTAATGAGCTTTTCCGAAAATCATACGTGAGTTGTTGGAGTATCttagtcagcaataaaaaaagaagaagctaaaagccaagaaaaattaaaagtctaaataataagctaaaaactaaaaaagaaaaaaagaaaatagaagggTTGCGGCGGCGAGGTCTGTCCGAGCCCTCACCGCCGCTGCCACCCCACTGTCGTGAAGCAATGGCCGACGATGGGTGGGGGCTGGTCGGCGGGGGTCGTCGAGTCTCGTCCAATGTCAAACCGATATTAGTTTTACACTTGCGGTGTCTTTCTGTCGCAATTCTTAAGCAAAAGTATTAGTTTGGAAGATggattatttttagaattacTTGCTGACACTTAGGTTACGCTTGAGAGTCCAAATATATGAGTTTCTTTCAAGAAAGCCGTCTTTGGAATTGAATAAGTTGATGATAGATATACGAGTTTCGACGTACTTCAATCGGCCTCGTCTCCGgacaagaatatcaagagatGGTCAACAACAGCAAAgagtcgtgtcgtgtcgtgctCCGAAAGCCCATCTCGATCGCGGAAGCCGTCAAAACGGGGCACACTCAAAATTAACATTGACCGAAGAAAATTAGATCGCCGGTTGCATCGCAAAGGCccaatgaaaaatacttctGCCACCAAATTGGATTTTGTGCCCTCCTCTAGCCTTAAGGGCTCTCTTATGCTCTGAAATTTTTACCCATGTATGCTTGAACTTTCTTAATGAGATTTTCCTTccgtaaaaagacaaaaaaaaaaaaaaatgcacacatACATGCATGGGGAGGAAAAAACTCTGACAAGCAAGTGCTGGCTACTTTTCAAGCGAGAACAGCCACGTTTTTTCTGCGCACTCCCATAAAATTAAGGTTGGCATGACACAATTTGTACAAGCCAAGGCCGGAGGGGTCGCCGGTGCCTCGTGAGGGTCTGGCCTTGCCAAAACAGAGAGAGGGCAAGGGTCGCCTGGCCTGAGGGCCAGCAGGCCCTTGCCTCTGGTTGTCGAGGTCGTCGGAGTTCGCCTTTTGCTTGTGtggctgtttttttttaatttaattaaaaaaaaggaaaaagtaaagaaaaataaaataaatcaaaatgaagaaatggagaaaatgccctttaggccaagtctttttttgaaattttatgactaCTCCagtcccttatttgaaatatgttATGCCAcattaggcccttatttgaaataaagttcacttaaGACCCTTGttggagaaaataagagcatttcgaactcttatttggaatttttcctctGAGTTTTGATCGGTccgcgtaaaaaaaaaaggaaaaagcaaaggaaatttctctctcactctctctggTTTTAAGGCCTGCGTTGGATCGGTCATTTCATCGCAAAGGTAAATGCGCTCCTGAAAATATCGGACCTACGAGCAGACAAACGAATGTCGCAATCGGCAATGCCTTTCCGACTTCTTCACCGCGGGCAGTTCTTCGCTATGCTTTTTCTCCCGCCCTTGTCTATGATGCCTCGATCAGGATTTGAGAGTATCTGATTGGATGGTATTACTCATCACGTGCATTGTAAAAATATATACATAGCATTTGCTCAAACGAAAAAGgaacggggaaaaaaaaatctactgaTCGTCCATGATATATTCATTATAAGAGATACAGTAGTTTTATGCCAATTAAAGACATAATTAAAACTCTTCTAATATTTGCAGAAGCGAccccattttattttcttaaactGTCCCACTGCATATCCCGGGAAGACCACTTCCACGTAGTGGCAGGACTCCTAACGCATAGGTGTCCTGGAGAATGGGAAAACCGCCATGAGCATCGCGAGGTTAACGACTGCGATGGACAGAACAAGGAGTGGGAGCCAAGTGAGTTTGCTCACTGCTATGATTACGGCCGCCATAAACGCCACCGACATGCAGGTGAGAGACATCAATAATATTGGCCCCGCTGCTAAGAAAGCTTGTTGTGCTATGGAGAAATCGTTAATGAGACCCAAGAGGAGGACTGCGACCGCATGGATGGAGCTGTCCATGGCCAACGTGTTGGAAATTATGAAGAGCGGAAACATTCTGTTGTGTAGCATGGCCGCGGTTCCTGGGTCTCGATCATGGGAAGCATTATATCCACCGGGCAAGGTGAAGCCAGCGGCAAACGTGACGGTGGCCACAAGGGTGGCCACTATCAATCGAGTGCTAACCTTGTCCTTTACCCAGTCAGCTTCTTTTCTCAATGAATGATTGTATTGACCTTTGCTTCGCGGCACCCTTGCGATTCTCAAGATTAGATCTCCCAGTGTtatattatgtctcgagtttaaatcgcttatgaaaatattttggtgTGTCAAATtgatttgggaaaagaaaaaaaatcttttaacgGATCAAGAGTTGCTACCGTGATGTTATCGAAGGCGTGCGGTGGACGTCACTCCAAAAGCCATGGTGGGCCCATGTCAAAGTTTCTTTGTTAGACCTGCTatgacagaagaaaaaaaagggtaaaagaaaCCAAGTGGGGCCAAGCAGTTGTtagaggaaaaagtaaaaaaaaaaagaagttttttttttctttgtccttaTCACCTGCAGAAGGCGTATAAAAGATAAGGAATTTTTGTGGGCTTGTGGTTTTTCAACTGAGACGCAGAGAACGACGTGCCGAACAAGACCGAAGCCGcacaagagaagaaaagggcGAAGAGCAGCCgcgcgagaaagagaaaaggacgtAAGGAACGTTCTGGTATTTCGATCGTGCGCGAGCTATTGCCTAGGGCTTGAACACCGATCggtttgtgcttcgtgagtttttattatatccacttgtgagttgttttatttataaACACTTAGAgtttgggtataatttaggtgcgggaaacacgagcgtattgagcgattgtaattccgattctccaattatagtggattgttcttgctggctctcccgtggatgtaggtatcgatattcggaccgaaccacgtaatctctagtgtcctttatcgtttctCGTTTTTCTCTGGGCTTTTCATATTGACATATTTGCAAGATCTTGATTagtttccgcacgttatattcCAACACCCAGGACATGCAAATGCCAAATCAGAGAATTAGTCATCCATCATGAGCACAGTAGATTCAGTTCACGCTAAGCACAGCCCGCCACCAAAGTTACACTACCAGTGGATATTTCGTTGAAGAGCTTCCACATTCCCCGGCCACATCCAGGGCGGTCAACTTCTTGTTGTTCAGAAGCCCCAGTTCACTCCTTTTGTCCCTCGTCAAGTAGAGCAAGACTTTGCAATGGTTGTGCATCGATATCAAATGGAGGGGTGTGTTTCCATCATCATCTTTCGAATTCACCAGCTTCTTGATGCGTTCCTCACCGCATTCCTCGAGTTTGCATCTGACCGCTCTGTTGTTCCCGGCCTTGGCAGCAACGTGAAGAATATTCTGACCCCTATTGTTTTTTATCTCTGCCAGGTTGGGCCACGTGCATTCTATTAATTCATGGACTGCGTAGTAGCTGCTGGCTTGGCAAGCGATGTGAATCGGGTAGGAGCTGTTTTTGTCCGTTTGAAGGGCGAGATCTGGGCATTTTCTCAGCAGGACCACCATTGCGTCCTCATCTCCAACCGATACTGCAGAGTGGAGTGGTGTCTCCCCATCTTCACCGCGCACGTGGAGTAACTTCGGAAGCCGATCTATTATTTCTTCCAATTTACCTGATATTATAGGCCATAGCAATTTTTACTCGTTAAATAACTATTGCTGTTACCAAAAGCTATTATCAAgctttttctccaaaattgGACGAATATGAATTTCGAAGAAAGAGCAAAAAGCAGTGCAATTTTGCttacatttatgcatctatggACTAGAGCTCCACGTAAAAGTATCCATTACCTGATTGCCTCTCCTCAATTGCAGCCAAAACCGGGGACATGCCCTGTATTTTGACTGCGTAAGCTTCATCTCGAGCAGATTCTTCCAAGAGAAGGTGAAGAATCTCCCAGCTCGCCCCCTTGCCATTTTCGTATTCCAAATACTTGCAGTTTTCAACTGCCAGATACAATGGAGATTTACTATCCTTGTTCTTCCAGTACATAGTTTCCACGTCTCTTCTCAGGCGAATGAGCTTTCTTGTCACCTCTAAACTTCCGCTTCGAACGGCGACATGGAGCGGAGTATCCTCCAAGGAGTTTCTCCGGGTCACGAGGTAAGGGAAATGGACGACAATGAGCTCCATGACATCGTCTCTCCCCAAGCTTGCTGCTACATGAAGCAATGAATTCCCGGAGGGTGTGACTTGGTCGAAGATTAGCGACAAAGCAAGTTTCCTCGACTGAGACACCTTTTCCAACGCATTCATGAATTTCTCGACGTCTCCTTCTTTTGTGGCTTCGTATAGGTCACGATCCATAATTCTGCTTGGATCACCATCTCCAAAAGGTTGTTGGTTATATGGAGTCGGGAGGTTTCTTCCCTTCAAAGCTTCAAGCCTTTCGTTTGGCGTAGCCCTTGTTTCACTCCCATCAATGCTTATTACGTGATTCATGTCCGACGGCGGGAGTCTTTCTGGAAGCAAACAAGCAAGCAGAGATGCGGagggaaaagatgaaaatagggATGGGGTAAACAAGCTGCTGACAGAGAGCACTCCCTCTTATAAAGGTCAAGTTTTCATATCGACCCAACACCAGTTGCGACTCGCCTCGGACCATGTCGTTGATTTTAGAACCGACTGACAATTACCGATCAGCCCAAGaagttattttgtttattttactcAATGTCCATTACGTATACAAAAATAGTGAGACCCACACTGTTTAAAGCACACAAGTTTCAATATAATTAATCTATTGGTCAGCCTCAACTTCAAATAACctggttttgtctttttcttccgaCTGTTTGTCTCCTCTCTCCCAATATATTGATTCAGTCTCCACTCTCAACTGACATATTGTTGTCTTTTTCTTCAGTTTGATAGGAGGTTAGACCACTGTATTGTCCATCTACTAGTCTACCAACTTTTGCCATTCTATTGTATCCACTACTTCTGAATTTAGATGACAGGTCTTGTTTTGAAGCAATATTCTTGATAAAATTCAATGGGGGCAAaattcaaaaagcaaaaaaaataaaataaaaggataaTGAAAGCTGAGGTCTATGATAACAATTgcaaaaaacaaagtaaaattgCAGATCATAAACTGTACACGCATGAAAAATGGACAAATGATCCGCATAAATAGAAATACTCGCATAGCATGGAAAGCAAAACAAGCGGACAAAGGAATGTTGAAATAGGCAATGACTTCCAACTCCTTTGCTGCCTGCAGTTCTAGCTATGCTTGTTCTTCAGCCCCTGTCTACCATGCCTCGACTAGGATTTGAACTCGTATTACTCATCGTACACAGCAAATGTACATACGAGTTATTGCTcaacagaaaaggaaaggaaataacCTAACAATCATCCATAGTTAATTATAAGAGATAATCAAATGATCTGCTAATCCTAATCAGCCAAGTAAATATATGACTTAAACAAACCAGGCATGTTCCTATATTTGAAACGGCGCACTACATATCCCGGTAGGGCTCCAACCAAATAGTAAAGGGACGCAATATACATAGCAGTCTTGGAGAATGGGAATATCAAGGCTCCTAAAACCATTACGAGCGTCGCGAGGAAAAAGACTGCCATGGATAGGAGGAGGAGAGCGAGCCATGTAAGTTTGCTCACTGCTATAGTTACGCCTGCCAAAAATGCCACTGACATGCCGGTGAGAGCTATCAACAACAATGGCCCTGCTGTGAGGTAAGCTTGTTCAGCTATGTAGAAATCACTCATGTGACCCCAGAGGAGGACTACGACCGCAAGGATGGAGCTATACATGGCTAACATGTTGGAAATTACAAAAACCTGAAACACTCTGTGATGCAGCATGGTCGCCGTCCCTGGGCGTGGATCGTCGGATGCATTATATCCACCGGGCAAGGTGAAGCCGGCAGCAAACGTGACGGTGGCCACAAGTGTGGCCACTAGCAATCGGGTGTCGACCTGGTCCTTCATCCATTCAGCGTTTTCTCTCAGCGACCGAACGTCTCGGCCTCCACTTTGCGGCACACCAGTGGTAATCAAGATTGCACGTCCTAGTAACTGCAAATGTCAAATTCAGAGAATTAGTAGTCGACAATCATGAGCAAAGTAGATTCAGTTAACAGTAAGCACGGCCTGCAACCAAAAATTACACATACCGCTGGATATTTGGTTGAAAAGCTTGCGGATTTCATGGCCACATCCAGGGCGGTCAACTTGTCGTTGTTCAGAAGCGTCAAGTCACTTCGTATACCCCTCGTCAGATAGAGCATAACTTGGCAATGATTGTGCATCGATGCCAAATGGAGGGGTGTGTTTCCATCGGCATCTTTCGAGTTCGCCATCTCCTTGAGGACGAACTGGTCGACCTGGCAGCTCATCGCCAAGACCACGCTGTTGTTCCCGGCCTTGGCAGCAACGTGAAGAACATTCTGACCCTTATTGTTATTTATCTCTGCCAAGTCGGGCCACGTATGATTCGTCAAACTGTAGAATGAACCCAATTTGGTGCTTTGGCAAGCGATGTGAATCGGGTAGGAGCCGTTTTTGTCCGTTTGGTGGGCGAGATCCGGGCATTTCTCCAGCAGGACCTCCACTGCGCTCCTATTTCCAACCGATGCTATAGAGTGGAGTGGTGTCCCCCCGTCTTCACCGCGCACATGGAGTAACTTCGGAAGCCGACTTACAACTTCTCTCAATATACCTGGTGTTTCAGCATAGCATTTGACGAATATGAATTTCGAAGAAAGAGCAAAGAGCAGTGCAATTTTGCttacatttatgcatctatggACTAGAGCTCCACGTAAAAGTATCCATTACCTGATTGCCTCTCCTCAATTGCGGCCAAAACCGGGGACATGCCCTGTATTTTGACTGCGTAAGCTTCATCTCGAGCAGATTCTTCCAAGAGAAGGTGAAGAATCTCCCAGCTCGCCCCCTTGCGATTTTCGTATTCCAAATACTTGCAGTTTTCAACTGCCAGATACAATGGAGATTTACTATCCTTGTTCTTCCAGTACATAGTTTCCTCGTCTCTTCTCAGGCAAATGAGCTTTCTTGTCGCCTCCAAACTTCCGGTTCGAACGGCGACATGGAGCGGAGTATCCTCTGAGGAGTTTCTCTTGGTCACGAGGTCAGGGTAATGACTAAGAATGAGCTCCACCACATCTTCACTCCCAGAGCTTGCTGCTACGTGAAGCAATGAATTCCCGGAGGGAGTGATTTGCTTGAAGATTAGCGGCAAAGCTAGTTCCCTCGACTCAAGCACCTTTTCCAATGCATCCACGAATTTCTCTTTGTCCGCTTCTTTCGTGGTTTCATATAGGTCACGATCCATAATTTTGTCCAGATCACCATCTCTGAGCTGTTGTTGGCTATCTGGAGTCGGTAAGTGTTTTGCCTTCAAAGCTTCAAGCCTTTCCTGTGGGGTCGCCCTTGTTACACTCCCCTCCATGTTTATACCATGATGCTCCATTTAGGACTGCGGGAGCCAATGTCTTCGATTAAAGACCCACAGTCGACTAGTGATCAGCCCGAGAAGTTGCTGCGCAGTCTTAGCCAAATAGAACCATGCTGTTCAATGAACACAAGTTTCGAATTTATTCCTACACCATGATTAAAAATTCCGTTCATTTCCATCGTCGATAAAATGAGTCTATCATGTACTCTTTCcgtcaatccaaaaaaaaattgtagactCACCTCGAATTATGCCAAGACAACCGTAAAAAGTAACTTTCACCTTAAATTGCTGATCAACGAATTGAGAAAAAATTATCTTAACCAGGGAATAATTATACAACCCAGGAAACTAAAGGAATTATTTCAAATCAGTACTCCTCATCCTCAAATAATCTCTCACGCAATGGGGCCGATGTTTCATAGATATGGAGATTCACGTGAATCCCATAGAACAAATCGATTAGTCAGTCCAATTCTCAACCAATTTAATTTTGCCGCCTCTTTCCAAAATATCGTTTTTCTTCAGCCAGTCATGTCAGAGTTAGGAGCACTGTATCACTAGTCTACCAACTTTTGCCATTCTAATAAATTAACAATCAAATGTTTTATTAATTTACATGACTGTTCTCATTTTGAAGCAATATTCTTGATGATATTCAAAAcgggaaaaaatccaaaaaaaaaaaaaaaagaaaaaaagaaactttgaTTTATTAATTTAGATCAAGTTTCAAGGGTAAACCCCTCAATATCTCAGATTCTGTTAATTTCGGTCCTCTAAGATGCATTTGATAGGATAACAAAGGGCCAAAAAGAAATTTCGCTTGATTGACATTAATACTTctgaaaaaatgacaaaaattacaCTTGACAATTGGGTCTAGGAGCTTATCTGGCCTGATCTTTGTAACCATGAATACATTATAAATAGACAGAAGCAactaggggaaaaaaaaagtggtcaGGCCACCCATGTAAgtactctttttattttacagATTTTTATTAGATATGCATTTCGAGGAAAGAgcaggaaaaaatataaatttatggAATCACATTACCTAGTTTGTCACATTCATCTTCCAAGCATTGATGAAGTTCTCGACGTTACCTTTTTATGCGGCGATATGCATGCAGCCCGAGATTCATACTTTCATCTTTTGTGCACTCAGAACGCAATTGGCTCGAATTTTGGTTTGAGAAATGAT
Protein-coding sequences here:
- the LOC115729013 gene encoding protein ACCELERATED CELL DEATH 6-like, with product MNHVISIDGSETRATPNERLEALKGRNLPTPYNQQPFGDGDPSRIMDRDLYEATKEGDVEKFMNALEKVSQSRKLALSLIFDQVTPSGNSLLHVAASLGRDDVMELIVVHFPYLVTRRNSLEDTPLHVAVRSGSLEVTRKLIRLRRDVETMYWKNKDSKSPLYLAVENCNWEILHLLLEESARDEAYAVKIQGMSPVLAAIEERQSGKLEEIIDRLPKLLHVRGEDGETPLHSAVSVGDEDAMVVLLRKCPDLALQTDKNSSYPIHIACQASSYYAVHELIECTWPNLAEIKNNRGQNILHVAAKAGNNRAVRCKLEECGEERIKKLVNSKDDDGNTPLHLISMHNHCKVLLYLTRDKRSELGLLNNKKLTALDVAGECGSSSTKYPLVLGDLILRIARVPRSKGQYNHSLRKEADWVKDKVSTRLIVATLVATVTFAAGFTLPGGYNASHDRDPGTAAMLHNRMFPLFIISNTLAMDSSIHAVAVLLLGLINDFSIAQQAFLAAGPILLMSLTCMSVAFMAAVIIAVSKLTWLPLLVLSIAVVNLAMLMAVFPFSRTPMR
- the LOC125315891 gene encoding protein ACCELERATED CELL DEATH 6-like, which produces MQRHIISGILREIIDGLPKLLHVRGEDGGTPLHSAASVRKLTRMGRWSSAASVGAVELLLRRCRYLALQADKYGSYPIHVAGEVCEVDIIRRIVRMWPDLAEIKNKKGQNILHVAAKGGNNDAVQFTLEECGDHVVVEKLVNSKDADGNTPLHLASMHNHCQVMLYLTRGIRSDLTLLNNDKLTALDVAMKSASFSTKYPALLGRAILITTGVPQSGGRDVRSLRENAEWMKDQVDTRLLVATLVATVTFAAGFTLPGGYNASDDPRPGTATMLHHRVFQVFVISNMLAMYSSILAVVVLLWGHMSDFYIAEQAYLTAGPLLLIALTGMSVAFLAGVTIAVSKLTWLALLLLSMAVFFLATLVMVLGALIFPFSKTAMYIASLYYLVGALPGYVVRRFKYRNMPGLFKSYIYLAD